In a single window of the Larimichthys crocea isolate SSNF chromosome XVII, L_crocea_2.0, whole genome shotgun sequence genome:
- the srd5a3 gene encoding polyprenal reductase, with protein sequence MMFSSADVFWFSLALCFLAAFCAHKISTHLPRKYETCRLHVIFQDLIRYGKTKQTVKRHDWLRQFDVPKRWFWHFYAISVGWNGLLLALYLNLTFRHHSYPSWLRGVLDIGTVVPSADSHVPQLSTLLVQLLLWVHSLRRLLECLFVSVFSDGAMHLVQYVFGLGFYVVLGLTVLCSDRLGKGTGSLLSQLDLFHVAGIALFIGASLMQHQSMVLLARLRTGKSGSVETLAHRVPKGGWFELVSCPHYFAELLIYVSLSLVFGGLSLTWWLVVLYVLFNQALAAQLCHDLYISKYESYPKHRKAFIPFVL encoded by the exons ATGATGTTCAGCTCAGCtgatgttttctggttttctctggCTCTGTGTTTCCTCGCAGCTTTCTGTGCTCATAAAATATCCACGCACCTGCCGaggaaatatgaaacatgtcGTCTCCACGTCATATTTCAGGATCTGATCCGGTACggaaaaaccaaacaaaccgTCAAACGACACGACTGGCTGCGTCAGTTTGACGTCCCGAAACG gTGGTTCTGGCACTTCTATGCCATCTCTGTTGGCTGGAACGGTCTTCTTCTCGCCTTGTACCTGAACCTCACATTCAGGCATCACTCCTACCCATCATGGCTGAGAGGAGTGTTAGACATTGGGACAGTTGTGCCGAGCGCTGACAGTCATG TCCCACAGCTGTCCACTCTGCTggtgcagctgctgctctggGTCCACTCCCTCCGGAGGCTGCTCGAGTGCCTGTTCGTCAGTGTTTTCTCTGATGGAGCCATGCACTTGGTGCAGTATGTCTTCGGTCTGGGGTTTTATGTCGTGCTGGGGTTGACGGTGCTCTGCTCAGATCGTCTGGGAAAAG gGACTggatctctcctctctcagctggACTTGTTTCACGTGGCAGGAATTGCTCTTTTCATTGGTGCCTCACTCATGCAGCATCAGTCCATGGTTCTGCTGGCCAGGCTCCGCACTGGGAAGTCAG GATCAGTGGAGACGCTGGCTCACAGAGTGCCGAAGGGAGGCTGGTtcgagctggtgtcatgcccTCATTACTTTGCTGAGCTGTTGATCTACGTCTCACTGAGCTTGGTTTTTGGAGGCCTGTCTCTCACCTGGTGGCTCGTTGTGCTTTACGTGCTCTTCAACCAGGCGCTGGCAGCGCAGCTTTGTCATGACCTTTATATCAGCAAGTATGAGTCATACCCAAAGCACAGGAAAGCATTTATACCATTCGTGCTGTGa